The Panacibacter microcysteis genome includes a window with the following:
- the ytxJ gene encoding bacillithiol system redox-active protein YtxJ, which translates to MLNWITLNNIDELESIKEKSFQKPQVLFKHSTRCGTSSVVKSRFERATAIPDADFYYIDLIRYRDLSDKIATDFKVYHESPQVLIIKDGQCRYNESHFGIDMEEITEQVTTLN; encoded by the coding sequence ATGCTCAACTGGATTACACTAAACAATATTGATGAACTGGAAAGCATCAAGGAAAAATCGTTTCAAAAGCCACAGGTTTTGTTTAAACACAGCACACGTTGCGGAACAAGCAGTGTGGTAAAAAGCCGGTTCGAAAGGGCCACAGCTATTCCTGATGCTGATTTCTATTATATAGATCTTATCCGTTACAGGGATTTGTCAGACAAAATAGCAACAGACTTTAAAGTTTACCACGAATCGCCACAGGTGTTAATTATCAAAGATGGTCAATGCCGCTACAACGAAAGTCATTTTGGTATTGACATGGAAGAGATCACCGAACAGGTTACAACACTGAATTAG
- a CDS encoding NAD(P)-dependent oxidoreductase, with product MIITVFGATGRVGKYIVNMGLAQGHTVRAFGRNVDGLIDKDMADENFEAIKGYVFDEADVLKAVHGADAVLSALGGARDGSDKTRSLGVKNIIEQMQKAAVKRLIVLGGMGSLAHDEYGLIMNKPDYPQVFLPVSKEHLQAYNYLHQSTLDWTFIGAPDIPDAPADNDYTVSADYPPATGINKIYAGNIADFMLKEMKENRYLHQRVGISNLN from the coding sequence ATGATTATTACTGTATTTGGAGCAACCGGCCGGGTTGGAAAATATATCGTGAACATGGGCCTGGCACAGGGCCACACCGTTCGTGCATTTGGCAGAAATGTAGATGGGCTGATAGATAAAGACATGGCAGATGAAAATTTTGAAGCCATTAAAGGATATGTTTTTGATGAAGCAGATGTGTTGAAAGCAGTGCACGGCGCGGATGCCGTATTATCTGCCCTGGGTGGTGCAAGAGACGGCAGCGATAAAACGCGTAGCCTGGGCGTAAAAAATATTATTGAGCAGATGCAAAAAGCTGCGGTAAAAAGATTGATCGTGCTGGGTGGCATGGGCAGCCTGGCGCACGACGAATACGGGCTTATAATGAATAAGCCGGACTACCCGCAGGTGTTTTTGCCTGTAAGTAAAGAGCATTTACAGGCATACAATTATTTACATCAATCTACGCTGGACTGGACTTTTATTGGTGCACCGGATATTCCTGATGCTCCGGCAGACAATGATTACACCGTTTCGGCAGACTATCCCCCGGCTACAGGTATCAATAAAATCTACGCCGGCAATATTGCAGATTTTATGCTGAAAGAGATGAAGGAAAACAGATATTTGCACCAGCGTGTCGGAATATCAAACTTAAACTGA
- a CDS encoding sulfite exporter TauE/SafE family protein, which produces MITAAGYIAAILIGISLGLIGGGGSILTIPVLVYLFGVQPLLATGYSLFIVGSTSLVGAIKHYRKGNVNIKTALAFSIVSTITVLATRKFLLHIIPDQLFNMGNYVVTKSLMTMILFAVVMIIAATKMIMGEQPADCPECATKLQPGKIIYSGTGIGLLTGLLGAGGGFLIIPALIFLFRLSVKQAIGTSLLIIAINNLLGFTGDIFHTQVNWALLLSVTALAIAGIFIGAKVGEQVKGEKLKKGFGWFVLVMGIYIIIRETTGL; this is translated from the coding sequence ATGATTACAGCTGCAGGCTACATAGCAGCCATATTAATTGGCATTTCGCTCGGTCTTATCGGTGGTGGTGGATCAATCTTAACGATTCCTGTTTTAGTCTATCTTTTTGGTGTACAACCGCTGCTGGCAACCGGGTACTCGCTTTTTATCGTTGGTTCTACCAGCCTGGTAGGGGCCATCAAACATTACCGTAAAGGGAACGTAAACATTAAAACGGCACTCGCCTTTAGTATTGTTTCCACGATTACTGTACTCGCCACCAGGAAGTTTTTGCTGCATATTATTCCTGATCAACTTTTTAACATGGGTAATTACGTTGTTACCAAATCGCTGATGACGATGATCTTATTTGCTGTTGTAATGATTATTGCTGCAACAAAAATGATCATGGGTGAGCAGCCAGCAGATTGCCCGGAATGCGCCACCAAACTGCAACCCGGCAAAATTATTTACAGTGGCACAGGTATCGGGCTGCTTACAGGCCTGCTGGGTGCCGGCGGAGGCTTTCTCATTATTCCTGCACTTATATTTCTTTTCAGGTTGTCTGTAAAGCAAGCGATCGGAACTTCGCTGCTGATCATTGCTATTAACAACCTGCTTGGCTTTACCGGGGACATTTTTCATACGCAGGTAAACTGGGCATTGCTTTTATCTGTTACAGCACTGGCCATTGCAGGCATATTCATTGGCGCTAAAGTAGGGGAGCAGGTAAAAGGCGAAAAACTGAAAAAGGGTTTTGGCTGGTTTGTACTTGTTATGGGCATTTACATTATTATAAGAGAGACAACCGGTCTCTGA
- a CDS encoding YeeE/YedE family protein, with translation MNFIEWISQPWPWYISGPLIGLTVPLLLLLGNKSFGISSSLRHICAACLPANISFFKYDWKKEAWNLFFVAGIVAGAFLVAYFFADPQPVQLNPQLVDELKGYGIDDYSKLAPVQIFNWPALLTAKGFIMMVAGGFLVGFGTRYAGGCTSGHAIMGLSNLQLPSLIATICFMAGGFIMANLVLPFILQL, from the coding sequence ATGAATTTTATTGAATGGATCAGTCAGCCCTGGCCATGGTATATTTCCGGGCCGCTTATCGGACTTACAGTTCCGCTTTTGTTGTTGCTGGGAAACAAAAGCTTTGGCATTTCATCGTCTTTAAGGCATATATGCGCAGCCTGCCTGCCAGCTAACATTTCGTTTTTTAAATATGACTGGAAGAAAGAAGCATGGAACCTTTTTTTTGTTGCGGGAATAGTTGCCGGTGCATTTTTGGTGGCGTATTTTTTTGCAGACCCGCAACCGGTGCAGCTTAACCCGCAGTTAGTGGACGAATTGAAAGGGTATGGCATTGATGATTATAGTAAACTGGCTCCCGTACAAATTTTCAACTGGCCCGCCTTGCTAACGGCAAAGGGTTTTATTATGATGGTTGCAGGCGGTTTCCTGGTGGGTTTTGGAACAAGATATGCCGGCGGCTGTACATCCGGTCATGCTATTATGGGTTTAAGCAACCTGCAGTTGCCATCTTTAATAGCCACCATTTGTTTTATGGCCGGGGGCTTTATCATGGCCAACCTGGTTCTTCCTTTCATTCTTCAATTGTAA
- a CDS encoding YeeE/YedE family protein yields MNTTISTRQETNTDFEVRSLDAVCINESTLKHPWWYNFKYLFAGILFGILLVKAEVISWFRIQEMFRLQSFHMYGVIGSAVMVGMIGVWLIKKFKIKTIHGEPIVLHPKTFNKGQVYGGLIFGFGWAITGACPGPLFALIGNGATAVIVVLLSAIAGTWVYGLLRDKLPH; encoded by the coding sequence ATGAATACAACTATAAGCACCCGGCAGGAAACAAACACAGACTTTGAAGTGCGCTCGCTTGATGCGGTATGCATTAACGAATCTACCCTGAAACACCCATGGTGGTACAATTTTAAATATCTTTTTGCAGGCATATTGTTTGGCATATTGCTCGTAAAAGCAGAAGTAATTTCGTGGTTTCGTATTCAGGAAATGTTTCGCCTGCAAAGTTTTCATATGTACGGCGTTATTGGTTCTGCTGTTATGGTAGGTATGATAGGCGTGTGGCTCATCAAAAAGTTTAAGATCAAAACAATACATGGAGAGCCGATCGTGCTGCACCCGAAAACATTCAATAAAGGGCAGGTATACGGCGGTCTTATATTTGGTTTTGGCTGGGCAATAACAGGTGCCTGCCCCGGTCCGTTGTTTGCGCTGATAGGTAATGGCGCAACAGCTGTTATTGTGGTGCTGTTAAGCGCTATTGCTGGAACGTGGGTATATGGTTTGCTGAGAGATAAACTTCCTCATTAA
- a CDS encoding cytochrome ubiquinol oxidase subunit I — protein sequence MDVEILSRIQFAFTIAFHYIYPPLSIGLGLCMVFMEGMYLRTGDVLYEDMTKFFTRIFALIFGIGVATGIVMEFEFGTNWAVYSKYVGDVFGSALAAEGIFAFALESGFLGVLLFGWNRVSKRVHFIATIMVTLGSMFSAIWIVVANSWQQTPAGYHIVGQGLEARAEITDFWAMVFNPSSVDRILHVWIGAFLAGSFLVISIAAYYIIKNRHMAFAKKAFGIGLTVALLSSYAQLFAGHRSAHVVAEYQPAKLAAMEGHFDSSSAAAMYLFGYIDTKNERTHGVAVPGALSFLTHFSFDAPVTGLKAFKPEDRPQALNIVFQSYHIMIAIGFALIALTTVGYILFRKKKLFEKRWLMHVFAWSVLLPQVANQVGWFTAETGRQPWVVYGLLRTSDALSEAVTANQVVFSLVLFTFVYTLLFALFIFLLNRKIQHGPGFKDSDDESEIHSPQLEGMAGNFSR from the coding sequence ATGGATGTCGAAATTCTTTCCCGCATTCAGTTTGCCTTTACCATAGCTTTTCACTATATCTATCCGCCGTTGAGCATCGGGCTGGGGTTGTGTATGGTTTTTATGGAAGGCATGTACCTGCGTACCGGTGATGTTTTGTACGAAGACATGACAAAATTCTTTACCCGCATTTTTGCATTGATATTCGGTATTGGAGTTGCCACCGGTATTGTAATGGAATTTGAGTTTGGCACAAACTGGGCAGTGTATTCGAAATATGTGGGCGATGTTTTTGGTAGCGCTCTGGCAGCAGAAGGCATTTTTGCATTTGCACTGGAAAGTGGTTTTTTGGGTGTGTTGTTGTTTGGCTGGAACCGTGTAAGCAAAAGAGTACACTTTATAGCAACCATAATGGTAACGCTCGGTTCTATGTTTTCCGCTATATGGATTGTTGTGGCAAACAGCTGGCAGCAAACACCGGCAGGCTATCATATAGTAGGGCAGGGGCTCGAAGCCAGGGCAGAGATCACAGACTTCTGGGCAATGGTTTTTAACCCATCGTCAGTAGACAGGATACTGCATGTATGGATAGGGGCGTTTCTTGCAGGCTCGTTCCTGGTTATAAGTATTGCGGCCTATTACATAATCAAGAACAGGCACATGGCATTTGCAAAAAAAGCTTTTGGCATCGGTCTTACGGTAGCGTTACTATCTTCTTACGCTCAATTGTTTGCCGGCCACAGGTCTGCACATGTAGTGGCAGAATACCAGCCCGCAAAGCTTGCAGCTATGGAAGGCCATTTCGATAGCAGTTCGGCTGCTGCTATGTACCTGTTTGGTTATATTGATACAAAGAATGAACGTACCCATGGTGTAGCCGTACCTGGCGCACTGAGTTTTCTCACACATTTCAGTTTTGATGCACCTGTAACGGGCCTCAAAGCTTTTAAACCGGAAGACAGGCCGCAGGCACTCAATATTGTTTTTCAGTCTTACCACATTATGATTGCTATTGGTTTTGCGTTAATAGCCCTTACCACAGTTGGATATATATTGTTCAGGAAAAAAAAGTTGTTTGAGAAACGTTGGCTGATGCATGTGTTTGCGTGGAGTGTGCTGCTGCCGCAGGTTGCTAACCAGGTTGGGTGGTTCACCGCAGAAACAGGCCGCCAGCCGTGGGTGGTATATGGTTTGTTGCGAACAAGCGATGCATTGTCTGAGGCGGTTACAGCAAACCAGGTGGTTTTTTCACTGGTGCTTTTTACGTTTGTGTACACACTGCTTTTTGCGCTTTTTATTTTCCTGCTCAACCGTAAAATACAACACGGGCCCGGGTTTAAAGACAGCGACGATGAAAGCGAGATACATAGCCCTCAGCTGGAAGGCATGGCCGGAAATTTTAGCAGGTAA
- the cydB gene encoding cytochrome d ubiquinol oxidase subunit II, translated as METFLGIDYSTWWFLVVGATFTGYAILDGFDLGAGAIHLFFNKEESRRIALNAIGPVWDGNEVWLVIGGGTLFAGFPKVYAAVFSAFYIPFMLFLVALIFRAISIEFRSKEPMPWWRKMWDVSYSISSIIVTLSLGVVLGNVLLGLPIDKGGVYRGSTLDFINPYAILVGITTLALFMMHGAIYLVMKTEKRLYTKLTIIVRDTTVFFVISVLLLSFYTLLYVPHLSATIKENSWLFFIPVTMVLAVANIARRISQQRYRQAFLSSAVVISLLLILVVVELHPNLVLSSLDERYNLTVQNASSSSKSLGIMLTVAAIGVPLVAIYTAFVYKTFRGKVKLDEMSY; from the coding sequence ATGGAAACATTTCTTGGTATAGACTACAGTACGTGGTGGTTTCTGGTGGTAGGTGCCACCTTTACCGGTTATGCCATACTCGACGGTTTTGATCTTGGTGCCGGGGCCATCCATCTTTTTTTCAATAAAGAAGAAAGCAGGCGTATTGCACTGAATGCCATCGGCCCGGTTTGGGATGGCAACGAAGTATGGCTGGTAATAGGCGGCGGCACCTTATTTGCCGGTTTCCCAAAAGTGTATGCAGCAGTATTTTCTGCGTTTTATATTCCCTTTATGTTGTTCCTGGTGGCGCTTATTTTTCGTGCTATTTCCATAGAATTCAGGAGTAAGGAGCCAATGCCCTGGTGGCGTAAAATGTGGGATGTCAGTTACAGCATCTCCAGCATAATTGTTACATTATCTCTGGGTGTAGTATTGGGCAATGTTTTACTTGGTTTGCCAATAGATAAAGGTGGTGTATACAGGGGCAGTACATTAGATTTTATAAACCCATATGCAATACTGGTGGGCATAACAACGCTTGCATTATTTATGATGCACGGTGCCATTTATCTTGTAATGAAAACCGAAAAGCGTTTGTATACAAAGCTTACCATCATTGTGAGAGATACAACCGTTTTTTTTGTTATAAGCGTATTGCTGCTTAGCTTCTATACATTGCTCTATGTGCCACATTTATCCGCCACGATTAAGGAGAACAGCTGGTTGTTTTTTATCCCGGTAACCATGGTACTGGCAGTGGCAAATATTGCCAGGAGAATATCGCAGCAGCGTTACAGGCAGGCATTTCTTTCTTCTGCAGTTGTCATAAGCCTGTTGCTCATACTTGTGGTGGTAGAGTTACACCCAAACCTGGTATTATCGAGCCTGGACGAACGATATAATCTTACCGTGCAAAACGCATCTTCTTCATCTAAAAGTTTGGGTATTATGCTAACCGTTGCAGCAATAGGTGTGCCGCTGGTAGCTATTTACACAGCGTTTGTGTATAAAACCTTCAGGGGAAAAGTAAAGCTCGATGAAATGAGCTATTGA
- a CDS encoding deoxynucleoside kinase, producing MAKLKKPKHIAVAGNIGAGKTTLTELLSKHYKWIPQFEDVDHNPYLMDFYEDMPRWSFNLQIYFLNSRLNQLLDIQRGTETIIQDRTIYEDANIFAPNLHEMGLMSKRDFDNYYQFFQTLKTMVQPPDLLIYLKASVPTLVGQIQKRGREYEENIRLDYLKKLNELYNKWIDGYKEGQLLVIDVDKNNFADKDEDLGDIINKVDGMLFGLF from the coding sequence ATGGCAAAGCTGAAGAAACCAAAACATATAGCGGTTGCAGGCAATATTGGTGCAGGCAAAACAACACTCACAGAATTATTGAGTAAACATTATAAATGGATTCCTCAGTTTGAAGATGTTGACCACAACCCATACCTGATGGATTTTTACGAAGACATGCCGCGCTGGAGCTTTAACCTGCAGATATATTTTTTGAACAGCCGACTTAACCAGTTGCTCGATATTCAGCGTGGTACAGAAACCATTATACAGGACAGAACCATATATGAAGATGCTAACATTTTTGCGCCTAACCTGCATGAAATGGGCTTAATGAGCAAAAGAGATTTTGACAATTACTACCAGTTTTTCCAGACATTGAAAACCATGGTTCAACCGCCGGACCTGTTGATATATTTGAAAGCTTCTGTACCAACACTGGTTGGCCAGATACAAAAACGCGGCCGTGAGTATGAAGAAAATATTCGCCTGGACTACCTGAAAAAACTTAACGAACTGTACAACAAATGGATCGACGGTTACAAAGAAGGGCAGCTACTTGTAATAGATGTTGACAAGAATAACTTTGCTGATAAAGACGAAGACCTGGGAGATATCATCAATAAAGTTGACGGTATGTTGTTTGGCCTTTTCTAA
- the trpS gene encoding tryptophan--tRNA ligase has translation MNKEKVLSGIRPTGFVHLGNYFGAMRNWVLMQDEYDCFFCVVDWHSLTTHPDTKELKANVYRLMGELLAVGLDPEKCVLYVQSDVPEIAELYLYLNMLSYKGELEKTATFKDKVRQHPENVNAGLLTYPVLQAADILIHRAVKVPVGKDQEQHIEMTRNFGDRFNKRYSEVFPMPQAFSYDKSLVKIMSLDGTGKMSKSANQMATLYLADDDDLIRNKIKKAKTDSGPTEPNAVKPDFIENLFGLMKLVSTPDTTTRFEADFNNCVIRYGDMKKQLAEDMVNFMAPIREKAKAFAADRELIKKVIGIGRDKARASADATLQLVRKAVGVDYI, from the coding sequence ATGAATAAGGAGAAAGTTTTGAGCGGTATAAGACCTACCGGTTTTGTACATCTTGGAAATTATTTTGGCGCCATGCGCAACTGGGTACTTATGCAGGATGAATATGATTGTTTTTTCTGCGTGGTAGACTGGCACAGCCTTACCACGCACCCGGACACCAAAGAGTTGAAAGCTAATGTTTACCGCCTGATGGGTGAACTGCTGGCCGTAGGCCTGGACCCGGAAAAATGCGTGTTGTATGTGCAGAGTGATGTACCTGAAATTGCAGAATTATACCTGTACCTGAATATGCTTTCTTATAAAGGTGAGCTTGAAAAAACTGCCACATTTAAAGACAAAGTACGCCAGCACCCGGAAAATGTAAATGCAGGTTTACTTACTTACCCTGTATTGCAGGCTGCAGACATTTTAATTCACCGTGCAGTTAAAGTGCCTGTTGGTAAAGACCAGGAACAACACATTGAAATGACCCGCAATTTTGGCGACCGCTTTAACAAGCGATACAGCGAAGTTTTCCCGATGCCGCAGGCTTTTAGTTATGATAAAAGTCTTGTAAAGATCATGAGCCTTGATGGTACGGGCAAGATGAGCAAGAGCGCCAACCAGATGGCCACACTATACCTGGCGGATGATGATGACCTTATTCGCAATAAAATAAAAAAAGCAAAAACAGACAGCGGACCAACAGAACCAAATGCTGTAAAGCCGGATTTTATTGAAAACCTTTTTGGCCTGATGAAGCTGGTAAGTACACCAGATACTACCACCAGGTTTGAAGCCGACTTCAATAATTGTGTGATACGATACGGTGACATGAAGAAACAACTGGCAGAAGACATGGTAAACTTTATGGCCCCCATAAGGGAAAAAGCGAAAGCTTTTGCAGCAGACCGTGAGTTGATAAAAAAAGTTATTGGCATTGGAAGAGACAAGGCGCGGGCCAGCGCAGATGCCACTTTACAGCTAGTGCGGAAAGCTGTTGGCGTAGACTACATTTAG
- a CDS encoding response regulator — protein MQPIKVAIFEDNKHLRESLYYLINGTEGFVCTGAFADGNDLVFQLKKSIPQVILMDIEMPGINGIEAVKVIREHFPGVQVLMQTVFHDDENIFKAVCAGASGYILKTTSPAGYIEAIKDVYNGGSPMTGSIARRVLELFQKNITPAAAKDYQLTPKEKEILQQLVKGKSFKMIADTIGSTYETVRTHMKNIYAKLHVNSNTEAVSKALNEKIV, from the coding sequence ATGCAGCCAATAAAAGTTGCCATATTTGAAGACAATAAACACCTGCGCGAAAGCCTTTATTATCTTATAAACGGCACAGAAGGCTTTGTTTGTACCGGGGCCTTTGCAGATGGAAACGACCTGGTGTTCCAGCTAAAAAAATCTATACCACAGGTAATACTTATGGATATTGAAATGCCGGGTATTAATGGCATAGAGGCAGTGAAGGTAATAAGGGAGCACTTCCCGGGTGTGCAGGTGCTGATGCAGACAGTTTTTCATGATGACGAAAACATTTTTAAAGCCGTTTGTGCAGGCGCGTCTGGCTACATCTTAAAAACTACTTCACCTGCCGGCTATATAGAGGCCATAAAAGATGTGTACAATGGCGGCAGCCCCATGACGGGCTCTATTGCCCGCCGCGTGCTGGAACTGTTTCAAAAAAACATTACACCGGCAGCGGCCAAAGATTACCAGCTTACCCCAAAAGAGAAGGAAATTTTGCAGCAACTCGTAAAAGGTAAAAGCTTCAAAATGATTGCAGACACTATTGGCAGCACCTACGAAACTGTGCGCACCCACATGAAAAATATTTACGCCAAACTGCATGTGAACAGTAACACAGAAGCTGTTTCAAAAGCATTGAATGAAAAAATTGTATAA
- a CDS encoding tetratricopeptide repeat-containing sensor histidine kinase yields the protein MRKYILLMATLTCTVTKAQVADSLKHLLALPQPDTVRIGLYVKIAEAAEDSTALWYADSAIAHGKRLLTNATGKMQAALYNYMSDAIYFKGIYFANTEAYTEAISSLNDALQFARKANNLFSEAQILNDIGVCKYYKGDIIATVDYLKRSLAIRETLNDDAQLRNAYNNIAFIYKETGLIEESLELNFKSLALAEKMKNETDISTSLNNIGQVYHQQLLDYSKGLEYYKRSLAIREKRGNKKDMGLIKNNIATLYGDMGNFAEAIRNYKESLALRREANHKYGVVQTLSNLAYNYIETGDYNNARAALAESLELNKSLQDDDLQESLHYNYAKLYDTLKMPDSALFHALASHRICLSLGNPLDISKSALMISNLYSEEHEYEQSLVFYKLYKRMQDSTLNSNLKKQGIKSELEYEYLKKKNESDKIFNEQLARKNLYTWLLVVLLIATAVIAYVLYKRRVLKQRLTEVEIRNKIASDLHDDVGSTLSSIRMYSDIVKHQPNQTPVSAELLDKISSNSKEMIETMSDIVWMIKPGNDDFSSVQGRMINFANELCIPAGINFEFNCEQTADILSMNMELRRDIYLIFKEAINNAVKYAGCQNIRVSINIAGDRLRISISDDGKGFDVANAKNGNGLSNMRKRVEIHRGKFTIKSNVNEGAEIIADLPLQ from the coding sequence ATGAGAAAGTATATACTTCTTATGGCAACGCTTACCTGCACTGTAACGAAAGCCCAGGTAGCCGATTCGCTGAAGCACCTGCTGGCTTTGCCTCAACCTGATACCGTACGTATAGGCTTGTATGTAAAAATTGCAGAAGCCGCGGAAGACAGTACAGCGCTGTGGTACGCAGACAGCGCAATAGCACATGGTAAAAGGCTGCTTACAAATGCTACCGGAAAAATGCAGGCAGCATTGTACAATTACATGTCTGATGCGATCTATTTTAAAGGAATCTATTTTGCCAATACTGAAGCTTATACCGAAGCAATTAGCAGTTTAAACGATGCATTGCAGTTTGCACGCAAAGCCAATAACCTTTTTAGCGAAGCACAAATATTGAATGATATTGGCGTATGCAAATATTATAAAGGCGACATTATTGCCACGGTAGATTATTTAAAGCGCAGCCTTGCAATACGTGAGACATTGAATGACGATGCACAACTGCGGAACGCATACAACAACATTGCTTTCATTTATAAAGAAACCGGCCTTATTGAAGAATCGCTGGAGCTCAATTTTAAATCACTTGCACTTGCAGAAAAGATGAAAAACGAGACAGATATTTCAACATCGCTAAACAACATAGGCCAGGTTTATCACCAGCAGTTACTGGATTACAGCAAAGGGCTGGAGTATTACAAACGGAGCCTTGCGATAAGAGAGAAAAGAGGCAATAAGAAAGATATGGGATTGATAAAAAACAACATTGCCACGCTGTATGGAGATATGGGCAATTTCGCAGAAGCTATTCGTAATTATAAAGAAAGCCTTGCTTTGCGGCGGGAAGCGAATCATAAATATGGCGTAGTACAAACACTCAGTAATCTTGCATACAACTATATAGAAACGGGTGATTACAACAATGCCAGGGCCGCGCTTGCTGAAAGCCTTGAGCTGAATAAAAGCCTGCAGGACGATGACCTGCAGGAAAGCTTGCACTATAATTACGCAAAATTGTACGATACCCTGAAAATGCCCGACAGCGCTTTGTTTCATGCACTGGCATCTCATCGTATTTGCCTGAGTCTTGGTAACCCTTTGGATATTTCCAAATCGGCCTTGATGATTTCTAACCTCTATAGTGAAGAGCATGAGTATGAGCAGTCACTCGTTTTTTACAAGCTATACAAAAGAATGCAGGACAGTACACTAAACAGTAACCTCAAAAAGCAGGGTATAAAAAGTGAACTGGAATATGAGTACCTGAAAAAGAAGAATGAGTCTGATAAGATATTTAATGAGCAACTGGCACGTAAAAATTTATATACCTGGTTGCTTGTTGTTTTACTCATTGCCACTGCGGTCATAGCTTACGTGCTTTATAAACGCAGGGTATTGAAGCAACGGCTTACAGAAGTGGAGATCAGAAACAAGATCGCATCTGACCTGCACGATGATGTAGGCAGCACCCTGAGCAGCATACGTATGTACAGTGATATTGTAAAACATCAGCCCAATCAAACACCGGTGTCTGCGGAATTGCTTGATAAAATTAGCAGCAACAGTAAAGAGATGATTGAAACGATGAGCGACATTGTATGGATGATCAAGCCAGGCAATGATGATTTCAGCAGTGTGCAGGGCCGCATGATCAACTTCGCCAATGAACTTTGCATACCTGCGGGAATAAATTTTGAATTCAATTGCGAACAGACAGCAGACATATTAAGCATGAATATGGAATTGCGCCGGGATATTTACCTCATCTTTAAAGAAGCCATAAACAATGCTGTAAAATATGCAGGTTGCCAAAATATCCGCGTCTCGATCAACATCGCCGGAGATCGTTTGCGCATCAGTATAAGCGATGACGGGAAAGGTTTTGACGTAGCCAATGCAAAAAATGGTAACGGCCTATCTAATATGCGTAAACGAGTGGAGATACACCGTGGAAAATTTACTATAAAATCCAATGTAAACGAAGGCGCAGAAATTATTGCAGATTTACCTCTTCAGTAA